The genomic region CAATTATTTCTTGAACACATAAATCTCTATCATATTTTTCAAATAGTATAATAATATTATCTAAAAAAGATATTTTTTTGAGTAATAAAGAATTTTCTTTAATAATTTTTTCTTGTTCAATAGTAAGATTATATAAAAATAATGGTATTAATTTAGTTGCATTAATATTCATGTTAACTCTAATATTTCTTAAAAAAACAACAATTTTTTGTATAAAATTCATATTGTATAAAACTTTTTTATCGTACAATTCATCATTATACTCTGGAAATAATTGCAACATAATTGTTTTATCTGTAATATTTCGAATTAATTTTACACGCTGCCAAATTGCTTCAGTAATAAATGGAATAATAGGATGCGCTAATCTTAAAAGTGATTCAAGAATATATATTAAAATATTTTTAGTAAAATATTCTTCTTTAGAAGAACCTTGTTTAATTATTATTTTTACAAATTCTAAATACCAATCACAAAATACATTCCAAACAAAATCATATAAAACATTAGCAGCAACGTCAAAACGATAAGTATCTAAAGATTTTCGATATAATTTAACTGTATTATTGAATTCTATTAAAATCCATTTATTTATTAATGACATACTATCTTTTACGCAAAAATTTAAAAAACTATGATTCTTTATATTTAAAATGACAAATCTACTAGCATTCCAAAGTTTATTACAAAAATTACGATATCCTTTTAATCTGCTCATATCCCATTGTATATCACGAGTACTTGATGCTAAAGCAGAAAAAGTAAAACGCAGTGCATCCGTACCAGTTGATTCAATTCCTTTAGGAAATTGTTTTGTAGTACGTTGTATGATTTTATCATGCAATTTAGATTGTAATAGATTATTCGTTCTTTTTTCAATTAATTTATTCAATGAGATGCCATCTATCATATCAATAGGATCAATTACGTTGCCTTTCGATTTAGACATTTTTTTTCCATCTTCATCTCGAATTAAACCTGTTATATATACATTTTTAAAAGGAACTTGAGATAATCCTCGTTTATCTTTAATAAAGTACATTGTTAACATAATCATTCTAGAGATCCAAAAAAAAATAATATCAAAACCACTAACTAAAACATTAGTAGGATGAAATAATTTTAAAAATTCAGTTTTTTTAGGCCATCCTAAAGTAGAAAAAGTCCATAATCCAGAAGAAAACCAAGTATCTAAAACATCATTTTCTTGTTTTAGATGAATATTATTTGATAAAGAATATTCTTTGCGTATTTCTTCTTCATTATGTCCAACATATATATTTTTATCATCATCGTACCAAATTGGAATACGGTGTCCCCACCATAACTGGCGAGAAATACACCAATCTTCAATATTTTTCATCCAAGATGAGTACATGGTTTCATATTGTTGGGGTATAAAATTTATTTTTTTATCTTTAACAGCTTTTAAAGCAACTTGTGCTAATTTAGATGTTTGTAAGTACCATTGATTAGTTATCATTGGTTGAATTATAGAACCACTTCTATCACTACAAGGAATGACAATATTACATTCTTCAACTTTTTCTAAAAGTCCTAATTTTTTTAATTTTTCAATAACTTTAATACGTGCAGATAAAATGTCTAATTTTTGAAATTGATAGGGAATAAATGTACTATGTTCTGTGGATGCATTACCTTGATAATCATAAACTTCAGCAACAGATTTTATTCGTCCATCAAAAGTAAAAATATTAATCATTGGCAATTTATGACTAAATCCTACTTTATAATCATTAAAATCATGTGCTGGTGTAATTTTTACACAACCTGTTCCTTTTTCTATATCTGCATATTTATCTTTAATAATAGGAATAACTCTATTAATTATAGGACATTTTACATATTGACCAATAAAACTATTGTATTTATGGTTTTCAGGATGAATAGCAATAGCTGTATCTCCAAACAAGGTTTCAGGTCTTGTTGTTGAAATCACTAAATATTGTATTTTATCATCTAAAACAGAATTTTTTTGAATAATTGGATATCGAATAAACCACTTTTTTCCTTTTATTAAACGATGATCTACTTCTAAATCTGAAATTACAGTTTCTAATTTTGAGTCCCAGTGCACTAATCTTTTTTTTTGATAAATAAAATTTTTTTTATATAATAAAATAAAGGCTTCTCTAACAGCTATAGAGATACCAGGATCTAAAGTAAATTTTTCATGATCCCAATCAACAGAAATCCCTAAACGTCTCATTTGCTTAGTAATAATACTATTAGATTCTTTTTTCCATTTCCAAATTTTTTTTACAAAATCATTTCTATTAAAATTTTTTTTAGTTTTATTTTCTTCTAAAAATATTTTGTTTTCAACTAATATTTGTGTTGCTATTCCAGCATGATCTGTTCCTACTTGCCAAAATGTATTTTTTCCTTGCATTCTGTGATAACGAATTAAAATATCCATAATTGTCTGTTGAAAAGCATGTCCCATATGCAAACTACCTGTAATATTTGGAGGTGGCATCATAATGCAAAAAGTTTCTTGCTTAGTATTATCAGGTTTAAAATATCCATTTTTTTCCCAAAAACTATAAAAAAATTCTTCAATATGTTTAGGATTATAAATTTTTTCCATTATATTTAACTATTAATTAATAAAAGAGGCGATAGTGCCATGTAAAAAAGATAGTATCTTAATTAATAAAAATTAGCAGTATATTATTTAAGTTACTTAAGAATAAGTATAGTTTGATTGATTTAATAAAAATTGAGATAAAAGTTCGACAGGACGACCTGTTGCTCCTTTATTTTTACCAGATTTCCATGCAGTTCCAGCAATATCTAAATGCGCCCAATTATATTTCCGTGTAAAATAAGAAAGAAAAAACGCAGCAGTTATAGCACCAGCTTTTCCTTTTCCAATATTAGATAAATCTGCAATATCAGAACTAAGTTGTTTTTGATATTCTAAAAATAATGGCAAACGCCATATTTTATCATCTGTTTGCTGAGAAGCTCGATTTAATTCTTTTGCAAGATCTTCACTATTAGTAAAGAGACCACTTACAGATTCTCCTAATGCTGTAACACATGCTCCAGTTAATGTTGCAATATCAATAACTATATTTGGAGAAAAACGTTCTACATATGTTAAAGCATCAGATAATACCAAACGTCCTTCAGCATCAGTATTCAATACTTCCACTGTTCGACCAGACATAGTAGTTAAAACATCTCCTGGTCTAAAAGAATTACTTCCAATCATATTTTCACAACTAGCTATGATTCCTATTATTGTTAAAGGTAGCTGTAATTCAGCAGCCATAATTAAAATACCATATACTGCTGCAGCACCACACATATCATATTTCATTTCATCCATATTTAAAGAAGGTTTTATAGATATTCCTCCAGAATCAAAAGTTAAACCTTTTCCTACTAAGGCAATTACTTTTTTATTAATTATATTATTACCAGAATATTTTATTACAGACATAAATGGTTTATTTTTTGCACCATCTCCAACTGCTAGATAAGCATTCATTTTTAAATTTTTCATTTCTATAAAATCAATAATATCGACAGTAATATTTTTTTTATATTTTTTAAAAATTTTTTGAGCTTGATGGGATAAATACAAAGGATTACAAATATTAGGAGGTAAATTGCTAAGATTTTTTGCATAAGAAATTCCACGATCAATTGCTAATGCATGTTTTAAAGATGTTTGAGCGATAAAAAAATCATTTTCTTTTAAAATATTTAATGTAATTAAATTTAAATTTAAATGATTGCTATCTTTTTTATTTATTTTTATAATTTTATAAAGATTTTCCCTTATAGCAAGAACAGTCACTCTAATCAGCCAATATATGTTGTATTGATCGCTAATATTTATATCAATCAAAGAACAAATAATATTTTTTACAGAAATTTTTTTTAAAATATTTATTGTATTTTTTAGTATTTTTTTAAATATCAATATATTTATATTATTTTTATCACCACAACCTATTAACAATATTCTTTTAGAAAAAATTTGAGGAACGTTATATAACATAAGTGTCTCTCCTATTTCCCCTTTTATGTCTCCTAATTTTATTATATTTTTGATATACCCATTACTGCATTTATCTAAGTGTTTGGCAGAAACAGAAAGTTGATAAAAATTAAAAATACCCACTACTATACAATCAGTTTTTTCTTTATCTAAAGAACAATTCTTTATAAAAAAATTCATGATATTTCTCTATTCAAAATGTTTTATATTCTAATTTAAAAAAATATTTTTCTAAAAAATTATATTTTACTATACTTTAAATTATTTTTTAAATAAAAAGCATATTCAATACATAAATCTATTTTTGATGCAATTAAAATTATGATGTTTTTAATTTAATAAAAATATTATATACTATAAAAATAATTTTTCTTCAATTGCAATTTTATTAAAAAACAATTTTTCTTCAATATGAGATTTTAATATGAATAATCTTTATAAACGTGATTGTTTGAGACTTTTAGATTTTACTTCTTTAGAAATCAATAATATTATATTATTAGCTGAAAAACTAAAAAAAGATAAAAAAAATAATAAAGAAATTCCATTGCTTAAAACAAAAAATATTGCTTTAATTTTTGAAAAAGAATCAACTCGTACTAGATGTTCATTTGAAGTTGCTGCTTTTGATCAAGGTGCTAATGTTACATATCTTGGACCAGGAAGTACTCATCTCGGAGTAAAAGAATCAATAGAAGATACTGCCAAAATACTTGGACGTTTATATGATGGAATTCAATATCGAGGTCATGATCATAAAATAATAGAAATTTTATCAAAATACTCAAAAGCACCTGTATGGAACGGTTTAACTGAAAAATTTCATCCGACACAATTACTTGCTGATTTATTAACTATAAAAGAAAATTTCCCAGAAAAAAAATTTTGTAACATAAAATGTGCTTATGTTGGAGATGCACATAATAATATAGGTAACAGTTTCTTAGAAGCAGCATTATTAGTTGGATTAGATCTACGCTTAGTTGCTCCTAAAGAATGTTGGCCAGAAAAAAAATTATTTAAATTTTGCCAAGAAGAAGCTAAGAAGAAAAAAAGAAATATAATATGCACTGAGAATGTTGCAGAAGGTGTAAAAAATGTAGATTTTATATATACTGACGTATGGGTATCTATGGGAGAACGCAAAGAAATATGGGAAAAAAGAATTAAATTATTAAGACCTTATCAAGTTAATCGCAATATGTTAAATATGACTTATAATTCTCAAGTGAAAATCTTACATTGCCTGCCAGCATTACATGATCAAAAAACTGACATGGGAAAATCGATACTAAAAAAATATGGTTTTCAAAACGGAATGGAAATAACAGATGATATCTTTAAAGAAAATCAAAAAATTATTTTTGAACAGGCAGAAAATCGATTACATACTATAAAAGCTCTTCTTGTATCTAGTCTTTTAAAAAAAAATAATTTATAATAGACACATTAAAAAAATAAAAGTAAAATTTACTATAATAAATTATTTAAATGTTATAAAATTAATATTTATTATAATTTTTTATATATCGTAGATCATCTCATGCTATTTTTATTTTAAATATCAAGGATAAATAAATTTTGAGAAATTCTCTATATAAAAAAAGTATAATTTCAATTAATGATCTAAAACGTAAAGAATTAGAATTAGTTTTAAATAAATCATTTTCTCTTAAAAAAAAACCTGAACCTAATTTATTAAAAAATAAAATTATTGCAAGTTGTTTTTTTGAAGCTTCCACTCGTACTCGTCTATCATTTGAAACTGCAATTTATAGATTAGGAGCTACAATGGTAGGTTTTTCAGATGGTAATAATATTTCTTTAAAAAAAAAAGGAGAAACATTAGCTGATACAATTTCAGTTATTAGTTCTTATGTAGACGGAATTATTATTCGACATCCTCAAGAAGGATCTGCACGATTAGCTGTAGAGTTTTCTAATAAAATACCTATTTTTAATGCAGGAGATGGAGCTAATCAACATCCAACACAAACTCTCTTAGATCTTTTTACTATTCAAGAAACTCAAAATAGACTAACGCATTTAAATATTGCCATGGTAGGAGATCTTAAATATGGAAGAACTGTTCATTCACTAACACAAGCATTAGCTAAATTTAACAATAATAAATTTTTTTTCATCTCACCTGATGCTTTAATAATGCCGAATCATATTAATGATATGCTTGATAAAAAAGAAATTTATTGGAAAAGATACAAAAATATTGAAGAAGTAATTTCTGAAATAGATATTTTATATATGACTCGTATTCAAAAAGAAAGATTAGACTCTACTGAATATACAAATGAAAAATCAAAATTTGTATTACATACTCAAACTTTAAAAAATGCACGTGATAATTTAAAAATATTACATCCTCTTCCTCGCATAGATGAAATAGATCGTGATGTCGATAATACACCTTATGCATGGTATTTTAAACAAGCTGCCAATGGGATTTATGCACGTCAAGCAATTTTATCTTTAGTATTAATAGAACAACACTCATGACAAAAAAATGCAAATAAATAAACTTCAAGTAGAAGCAATTAGATCTGGCAGTGTAATTGATCATATTCCTGCAAATATCGGTTTTAAACTACTATCTTTATTTAGATTTACTGAAACAGAAAAACGCATTACTATAGGTTTAAATTTACCTTCTAAAAAATTAGGGAAAAAAGATATCATAAAAATTGAAAATACTTTTTTAAGCGATGATCAAATTAATCAATTAGCAATTTATTCTCCATATGCTACTGTAAATTATATTAATGAATACAATCTAGTAGAAAAGATTTTTCCGACTTTGCCAGAAACAATTAATCGTATTTTAATTTGTCCAAATAGTAATTGTGTTAGTAATCATAATTTTATAACATCTAGTTTTATCTTTAAAAAAGATAAATTTGAAAATATACATTTAAAATGTCAGTATTGTGAAAAAGAATTTTCCAAAAATATAGTTTTGTCATATCAATAATATTGATATTATTATAATATATTTATATATTTACAATAAAAAAAATGGTATTTTATGAAGGATATAATTCAAACAGCAAATGCTCCTAAACCTATTGGACCTTATTCGCAAGCAATTAAAATTGATAATTTTATCATGTTATCAGGACAAATACCTATTGACGTTATATCTAATCATATACCTGAAAATATTGGCGAACAAACCTATCTAGTTCTTATGAACATTAAATCTATTTTAATACATCAACAATTCCAAATAAAAGATATTGTTAAAACAACAATTTTTACTACTGATTTAAAAAAAATTGATATTATTAATGAAATTTATAAAAAATTTTTTATACAAAATCAATCTGAATTTCCTGCTCGATCTTGTGTTGAAGTTCAAGCATTACCTAAAAACGTAAAAATAGAAATTGAAGCAATAGCATTTAAAAAATTATAATTAGTTAGTATTTTTATAATATTAACAAACATATTTTTAATATGCCGCAAAGCGGCATAAAAATTAAAATATTAAATACTTTTACGACGAAAAAAAGAAGCTTTAGATTCATTTTTTTTAGAGGTATTAGATTTATTCAAACTATTTTCAGAAAAACGACGATTATTATTTTTATCTCTATTTAATGAAGAACGATGAAATATTTTATTATCATATGATCTAGAATTTATTAATAATTGCATATTAATTGGTTTGTTTAAAATTCTAGTACGAGTAAAATTTTGTAATAAATCTTTCGAAAGTTCTTTAGGCAATTCAATTGTAGAATAAGAAGAAAACAATCGAATATTACCAATATTACGACTATTAATATTCCCTTCGTTAGCAATAGCTCCAACGATATGACGAACTTCTACTCCATCATTACGACCTACTTCAATACGATATAAATCTGTATCCTTATTTTCACGACGTTCATTGCGACGTAATCGATTGTTTCGATTACCTTCTCGTCGACGATCATCTTTGAAAAATGAATCACGAGATGAACGATTTATTACGTCTGGTTTTATAATTAAAGGTCGTTCACCTTGAGCCATTTTTAAAAGAGCAGCAGCTAAAGTCTTTATATCTAAATCATCTGTAGAATATAATTTATCTAATAACGCACTGTATTGATCTAAATCTCTACTTTCTAACTGCTGCTGTACTTTTTTTGCAAATTGTTCTAAACGTCTTTGACATAACAATTCTATTTTTGGCAATTGAACTTCTGGAATAGTTTGTTTTATAGTACGTTCTATATTACGCAATAAACGACGTTCTCTATTTTCAACAAAAAGTAATGCACGACCTGCACGACCTGCACGACCAGTTCGACCTATACGATGCACATAAGACTCTGAATCCATTGGAATGTCATAATTAATAACAAAACTAATACGATCAACATCTAAACCACGTGCAGCGACGTCAGTGGCAATTAAAATATCTAATCTACCATTTTTTAATCGTTCTAAAGTTTGTTCTCTTAATGCCTGATTCATATCTCCATTTAACGCGGCACTATTATATCCATTTCGTTCTAATGCTTCTGAGACTTCTAAAGTTGCATTTTTTGTTCTAACAAAAATAATTGTAGCAGAAAAATCTTCTGCTTCTAAAAAACGAATTAATGCATCAGTTTTACGACCGTATACCATCCAATAACTTTGTTTAATATCAGGACGTGTAGTAATGTTAGATTGTATCTTAATTTCTTTTGGATTTTTCATAAAACGTTTAGAAATACGACGTATGGCTTCAGGCATTGTAGCTGAAAATAATGCAGTTTGATGTTCTTTTGGGATTTTTGTCATAATAGTTTCTACATCTTCTATAAATCCCATACGTAACATTTCGTCTGCTTCGTCTAAAACTAATCCATGTAAATTTGAAAGATCTAATGTTCCTCTTTTTAAATGATCTAACAATCGTCCTGGAGTACCTACAACAATTTGAGGTCCTTGTCGTAATGCACGTAGCTGAAGTTCATATCTTTGTCCACCATATAAAGGTAAGACATGTATTCCAATCATATGCTTAGAAAAATCTGAAAACGCTTCAGCAACTTGAACTGCTAGTTCTCGTGTAGGAGCTAACACTAATATTTGAGGAGCCTTTAGATTAACTTTAAGATTATGTAATAAAGGCAGTGCAAAAGCAGCTGTTTTACCACTTCCAGTCTGCGCCATTCCTAATACGTCACGTCCCTCTAAAAGCAAGGGAATACAAGATAATTGAATAGGAGAAGGTTTAACGTATCCCATTTCTGTTAAAGATTGAATAATAAAAGGATTTAAACCAAGAAAAGAAAATGTGCTTTCAATATGAGTCATGCAGTAGATGTGCCTTTTAAGTTACAGTGGCCAGTCTACATAGCTCATTATGAAAATTTTTATTTGTTCTCATTGAAAGTTGTGAACCGGCTCAAATAAATGATATAAAAGTGAAAAATTGATTTTTTTAAAACCAATTATAATGTTTATTATTTATTGCTAATGATTTTTAAACATAAAATATCTGTATAAAAAAATAACATTAGCAATCAAGTAAAGTTTATTTTTTAAAAGATTAAATTGTTTTATCAAAAAAATAATCTTGAAAATAAGATAAATTAAATTTTATAATGTTTATATTTATATGGTACTATCTGAAAAGATATAAAGCTATATTTTATTAATAATGTTTTAAAATTTTTACTAAAAATAAAATAACATAAATAATATTAAGTAAAAATAATTATATCAGATAATAACATTATTTATTGATTTATTAGAAATAATAGAATTTTCTATTTCTTTAATACTTAATCTTAAACGTCCTTGACGATCTATTTCTAAAACTTTTACAGATATAATCTGATCAATTTTTAAATGATTAGATACTCTATCTACTCTTTTATCAGAAATTTGAGATATATGTACTAAACCTTCTTTTCCAATACCAATTGAAACAAAAGCTCCAAAGTCAACAATTCGAGTAACTTTTCCAGAATAAATACGACCTACTTCAATTTCAGCTGTAATTTCTTTAATTCTACGAATAGCATTTTTTGCTTTTTCTCTAACAGTAGCTGATATTTTTACTGTACCATCATCTTCAATTTCAATTATAGTACCCGTTTCTTCAGTTAGCATTCGAATTACAGACCCTCCTTTTCCTATTACATCTTTAATCTTTTCAGGATTTATTTTAATAGTATGAATTCGAGGTGCAAATTCAGAAATTTCATTTCTTGATTTACTTAATGCTTGATTCATAATATTTAAAATATGCAATCTAGCAGATTTTGCTTCATATAAAGCTGAACGAATAATTTCCTTATTAATTCCTTCAATTTTCATATCCATTTGCAATGCTGTAATTCCTTCTTTAGTACCCGAAACCTTAAAATCCATATCTCCTAAATGATCTTCATCACCTAAAATATCTGATAATAAAACATATTTATCTTTCTCTTTAACTAATCCCATAGCTATTCCAGCAACCGCTGATTTAATAGGAACTCCTGCATCCATTAAAGCTAAAGATGCACCACAAACAGAAGCCATAGAAGAAGAACCATTAGATTCAGTAATTTCAGATACTATTCTAATAGTATAAGGAAAATCATCTATTTTAGGCATTACAGCTAAAAGACTTCTTTTAGCAAGACGACCATGTCCGATTTCTCTTCTTTTAGGTGAGCCAACTATTCCTATTTCCCCTACAGAATAAGGAGGAAAATTATAATGAAATAAAAAATTATCTGTTCTATCACCTAATAGTTCATCTAAATTTTGCGCATCTCGAGATGTTCCTAGAGTTACAGAAACTAAAGATTGCGTTTCTCCTCGAGTAAACAATGCTGAGCCATGTGTACGAGGTAAAATACCAGTTCGTACATCTAAAGCTCTAATCATGTCTTTTTCACGTCCATCAATACGTATTTGATTATTTAATATACGTTTACGAACAATTTTTTTTTCAATTTTTTGGAGAATATTTTCTATTTCTAAAAGATCTACATTATTGTTCTCTTCAAAAAAGAATTTTATTATCTCTTCTTTAATAAAATTTAATTTTTCAAATCTTTCTTGCTTATTAAAAATAAAATAAGCATTACTTATATCTTTTTCAGATAATTCAATAATTTTTGATTCTAATTGTCTATTTATTTCTGGATAAGATACTGTCCAAGGTAATTTACTAGCTTCATTTGCTAATGAACGGATATTATTAATTACCACTTGTTGTTGTTGATGACCAAATATAATAGCTCCAAGAATCTGTTCTTCAGTAAGTATTTGAGATTCAGCTTCTACCATAAGTACGGCATTTTGAGTTCCTGAGATAACCAAATCTAAAGAACTATTTTTTATATCATCACTAATAGGATTTAGTATATACTGATTATTAATATAACCGACTCGAGCAGCTCCAACTGGTCCGTAAAACGGAATACCTGATAAGCTAAGAGCTGCAGATGCACCTATAATAGAAATTATATCAGGATTGATTTGTGGATTAACGGATACTACTGTTGCAATTATTTGCACTTCATTTAGAAAATTTTTTGGAAATAATGGACGAATAGGTCGATCTATTAATCGAGCTATTAATATTTCATTTTCACTGGGACGACCTTCTCTTCTAAAAAAACCACCAGGTATACGACCTGCAGCATATGTGCGTTCTTGATAATTAACAGTAAGTGGAAAAAACTTTTGTCCTATATTTATGTTTTTTTGTCCAACAACAGTAACAAAAACTGCCGTATCATCCATACTAGCCATAACAGCAGCTGTAGCCTGTCGAGCCATTATGCCTGTTTCTAAAGTAATAGTATGTTGACCATATTGAAATTTACGTACAATTGGATTTAGCAAAATAATATCCTTAAGATAAAACAAATTTTTTAATAAAAATAAATTGTATTTTAAAAATTTTATTATTCATTAACATTTAATTTAAAATTGTAAAAAAAGGGCTCATAAAGCCCTTTACAAAAAAATATATATATATTTATTAAAATAAAATTTTATATGTTTTAAATACACTATTTATCGTCTGATATTTAAATCTTCAATTAAAACAGTATAACGAGATATATTTTTTTTCTTTAAATAATCTAATAATTTACGACGTTTTGAAACCATATTTAAAAGACCTCTACGACTACAATGATCTTTTTTATGTTGAGAAAAATGCGTTTGAAGATGATTAATTTGATTCGTTAAAAGTGCAATTTGAACTTCTGTCATGCCACTATCTTTTTTGGACTTACCATACTGCAAAATAATTTTTTTTGTATCTGTTGAAGATAAAGACATATAATAATACTCCATATATATATAAAATCTTTTGAGTTGTTACCTATTAAACAATAAATTATTTAAAAAAATAATATCATGCTAATATAAAATTGAATAGTTAACAACTTAATTGCTAGATGTAGAAACTAGTCGATATGGAATTAACATGCTCTCATTATTAATTTTTCCTAATCCAATAAATTTTTTATTTTCAATTTCTATTACACGTACTAGACTATTTTTAATATGAGAATTTAAATATATTGATTGTCCCAGTTTAAAAGTATACAATTTTTTATAAGAAATAAATACTTGAGGTAAAAAAGATATAGGACTATCTATAGGCATTAATAAATTATCTATTTTTTTAAAAAAATTGATATTCTGAGAATCTAATTCATTTAATAATTGATCTAAATAAGAGATTTTAACTAATTTGGTATATGGATAATATCCTACTTGTAAACGACGCAAAAAAATTACATGTGCTCCACATTCTAATTTTTCTCCTAAATCTTCAACTAATGTTCGAATATAAGTGCCTTTTGAACAAAAAACTTTAAACTCAATTAGATTATCTTTTTGATTTATTGAATATATTTTATATATTGAAACTTTTCTTGAATTACGTAGAATACTTATGCCTTGACGTGCATATTTATATAATGGTATACCATTATGTTTAATGGCTGAATACATAGAAGGAATTTGATCAATTAAACCAGTTAATTCTTTTATAGAAGCATAAAGCTTATCAGGAGTAAAAAATATGGAACGTTTTTTTATAATTATACCATCAGAATCAGATGTAGACGTATTTTCACCTAATTTAGCAATAACATGATATCGTTTATTAGATTCTGTTAAATAAGAAGAAAATTTTGTAGATTCTCCAAAGCAAATAGGCAACATTCCTGTTGCTAAAGGATCCAAAGTACCAATATATCCTGCTTTTTTTGCATTGAAAATCGATTTGACTTTTTGTAAAGCATTATTAGAAGACATTCCTTGAGGTTTATCTAATAATAACAATCCATGAACATGGCGTTTTTTACAAAAAAACATCTATTTATCCTTTATTTTATTTTGAAAATAACTTGTTTTTTTATTTTTTACTAAATCTTTTAAAATTAAAGAAATTTTATTACCTTTTAAAAATGAGTCATCATAATAAAAAATAATATTAGGTATAATTCTTAATCTCATTTTTTGACATAATAATTTACGAATATAACCAGAAGCTTTATTTAATAAAATTAAAATTTTTTTTATATTTAATTGATCGTCGTTTTTTAAAAAACTAATAAATATTCGAGCATGAGATAAATCTTTTGAAACTTGAACTTCTGAAACAGTTATTATTGTG from Buchnera aphidicola (Artemisaphis artemisicola) harbors:
- the rbfA gene encoding 30S ribosome-binding factor RbfA, encoding MEKLFNRSARIAQELQKKIAMIIQHSIKDPRINTIITVSEVQVSKDLSHARIFISFLKNDDQLNIKKILILLNKASGYIRKLLCQKMRLRIIPNIIFYYDDSFLKGNKISLILKDLVKNKKTSYFQNKIKDK